The proteins below are encoded in one region of Myxococcales bacterium:
- a CDS encoding ribosome maturation factor RimP: MYHDIPEDLKQIIEPVVQDQGCELVDVVVRPTGGEGLIRVVIDRIDGNGRVSIESIESVSREVGDQLDAADFMAGRYRLEVSSPGLDRVLAREKDFVAALGSKVSLQTRRPIESRKRFKGVLTGFEDGIARLEVDNGKEKGEVQIPFGEVEKANSIYQFSREDFAGDSSGGVSK, translated from the coding sequence GTGTATCACGACATTCCAGAAGACCTCAAGCAAATCATCGAACCCGTTGTGCAGGATCAGGGTTGTGAACTGGTCGATGTCGTTGTGCGGCCGACCGGAGGAGAAGGACTGATTCGCGTCGTGATCGATCGCATAGACGGAAACGGTCGGGTGTCGATCGAGAGTATTGAATCGGTTTCGCGGGAAGTCGGAGATCAACTCGACGCGGCCGACTTCATGGCGGGTCGCTATCGATTGGAAGTTTCGTCGCCGGGTTTGGATCGGGTGCTGGCGAGAGAGAAAGATTTTGTGGCCGCATTGGGTTCGAAGGTGAGTCTTCAGACCCGGCGGCCAATCGAATCGCGCAAGCGGTTCAAAGGTGTATTGACCGGCTTCGAGGATGGCATTGCGCGGCTCGAAGTTGACAATGGGAAAGAAAAGGGTGAAGTCCAAATTCCTTTCGGGGAAGTGGAAAAAGCCAATTCGATTTATCAATTCAGTCGCGAAGACTTCGCCGGAGATTCGTCCGGCGGCGTCTCAAAGTGA
- the nusA gene encoding transcription termination/antitermination protein NusA, producing MLGVNLKREIDQIAKDKGIDSNEIIAALEEAMVQAAHKRHGADREFEARYNDELGEIEIFEFREVVDEITDPSNQILLETAREDLDPEAEVGDEIGVKLDTADFGRILAQTAKQVIIQRIRDAERDNTFDEYSDRQGEIVNGIVRRFEKGSLIIDLGRAEAVLPPKEQVPRENYRPGDRVRAYVQNVTKATKGPQIMLSRACIEMLTKLFEQEVPEIYERIVTIEAAAREPGGRSKVAVSSRDSDVDPVGACVGMKGSRVQAVVQELRGERIDIVPWSNDPARYVCSALSPAQVSKVIIDEATQSMDVIVPDDQLSLAIGRRGQNVRLAVQLTNWRIDIKSETKMRELARWLSEAISVVEGCGDLEAELLLQQGITSLEDLSECPDDLLLSIPGIDEEKVVKIKSRAVELVVTRDEEEERLRVEAIQAEEALREEAARLAAENAAAEASGEASAEDNSEDTTTGEADAKGSAETEGSSA from the coding sequence ATGCTGGGTGTGAACCTAAAAAGAGAAATCGACCAGATCGCCAAAGACAAGGGCATCGACTCGAACGAGATCATTGCCGCGCTCGAAGAGGCGATGGTCCAGGCGGCGCACAAGCGCCACGGTGCCGATAGAGAATTTGAGGCCCGCTACAACGACGAACTCGGCGAGATCGAGATCTTCGAGTTTCGCGAAGTCGTCGACGAAATCACGGATCCCTCGAACCAGATCCTGCTTGAAACTGCCCGCGAGGATCTCGACCCCGAAGCAGAAGTCGGCGACGAAATTGGCGTGAAGCTCGATACCGCCGACTTCGGCCGCATTCTCGCTCAGACGGCAAAGCAGGTCATCATCCAGCGGATCCGAGACGCCGAGCGAGACAATACCTTCGACGAGTACTCCGACCGTCAGGGTGAGATCGTCAACGGCATCGTGCGTCGCTTTGAAAAGGGATCGCTGATCATCGATCTCGGTCGCGCTGAGGCGGTGCTTCCGCCCAAGGAGCAGGTGCCGCGCGAGAACTACCGCCCCGGTGATCGTGTGCGCGCCTACGTGCAGAACGTCACCAAAGCGACAAAGGGTCCCCAGATCATGCTGTCTCGCGCGTGCATCGAGATGCTCACCAAGCTCTTCGAGCAAGAGGTGCCCGAGATCTACGAGCGTATCGTGACCATTGAGGCGGCGGCTCGTGAGCCCGGGGGTCGATCAAAGGTTGCAGTGTCGTCCCGGGACAGTGATGTCGACCCAGTGGGCGCATGCGTCGGCATGAAGGGAAGTCGAGTTCAGGCCGTGGTTCAGGAACTGCGCGGCGAACGTATCGACATCGTGCCGTGGAGCAATGACCCGGCGCGCTATGTCTGCAGCGCGTTGTCGCCGGCCCAGGTTTCAAAGGTGATCATCGACGAGGCGACTCAGTCCATGGACGTAATCGTTCCGGACGACCAACTTTCTCTCGCGATCGGCCGGCGCGGCCAGAACGTGCGCCTGGCGGTCCAACTCACCAACTGGCGCATCGACATCAAGAGCGAAACCAAGATGCGCGAGCTCGCCCGCTGGCTTTCCGAAGCGATTTCGGTCGTCGAGGGTTGCGGCGATCTAGAAGCGGAATTGTTGCTTCAGCAAGGCATTACCTCTCTAGAGGATCTGAGCGAATGCCCCGACGATTTGCTGCTCTCGATTCCCGGCATCGACGAGGAGAAAGTCGTAAAGATCAAGAGCCGCGCCGTAGAGCTTGTCGTGACCCGGGACGAAGAAGAAGAGCGCTTGCGCGTCGAGGCCATCCAGGCGGAAGAAGCGCTGCGCGAAGAGGCTGCCCGCCTGGCCGCGGAGAACGCTGCGGCGGAAGCGAGTGGCGAAGCAAGCGCAGAAGACAATTCAGAAGACACGACGACAGGCGAGGCTGATGCGAAAGGAAGCGCGGAGACAGAAGGATCCTCCGCGTAG